Proteins from a genomic interval of Gossypium hirsutum isolate 1008001.06 chromosome A09, Gossypium_hirsutum_v2.1, whole genome shotgun sequence:
- the LOC107896345 gene encoding rho GTPase-activating protein 5, with translation MTEVLQSSPSHFPSFSSSTSTPHALTNSNVSTVEDIITQESDQEEEDRQEEEERKERDREGEGDQLSLLTLLVAAFRKSLIGCSLSGSKELCSMEIGLPTNVRHVAHVTFDRFHGFLGLPVEFEPEVPRRAPSASASVFGVSTESMQLSLDSRGNSVPTILLLMQSHLYAWGGLQAEGIFRINAENSQEEYVREQLNRGVIPDGIDVHCLAGLIKAWFRELPSGVLDSLPPEQVMQAESEEECARLVRLLPPTEAALLDWAINLMADVVQVEHLNKMNARNVAMVFAPNMTQMSDPLTALMYAVQVMNFLKTLIIRTLKGREDSMVDSAPVSRLEPSDKNGQQSSSQLLKDASEEVKNESKGEKAFVAQEPALESPTHSAEENLTTETGPQSFLTSIENICAGNRSLANNCPCTLVSQMNCLANGSLRSTCGKSRSDQSGASGLRMGAKKANEQAVGNGTGAVQKNKGTRIVGLINTRTELFEAWR, from the exons ATGACTGAAGTACTCCAATCATCCCCATCTCATTTCCCTTCATTTTCAAGCTCCACCTCCACTCCACACGCCCTTACTAACTCTAACGTAAGCACTGTGGAGGATATAATAACCCAAGAGAGTGACCAAGAAGAAGAGGATAGGCAAGAAGAGGAAGAGAGGAAAGAAAGGGATAGAGAAGGGGAAGGGGATCAGCTGTCTTTATTGACGCTTTTGGTGGCTGCTTTTAGGAAGTCTTTGATTGGGTGTAGCCTTTCTGGAAGTAAAGAGCTTTGTTCAATGGAAATTGGGTTGCCTACCAATGTTAGACATGTTGCTCATGTGACTTTTGATAGGTTCCATGGATTTCTTGGTTTGCCGGTTGAATTTGAGCCTGAGGTCCCCAGGAGAGCTCCAAGTGCCAG TGCGAGTGTATTTGGGGTTTCGACAGAATCTATGCAGCTCTCACTGGACTCTAGAGGGAACAGTGTTCCAACAATACTACTCCTGATGCAAAGTCATTTATACGCCTGGGGAGGCCTCCAG GCAGAAGGAATTTTCAGAATTAATGCAGAGAACAGCCAGGAGGAGTATGTCAGGGAACAACTAAATAGGGGAGTTATACCAGATGGGATAGATGTACATTGCTTGGCTGGTCTTATAAAG GCTTGGTTTAGGGAACTTCCTAGTGGTGTTCTGGATTCGCTTCCTCCAGAGCAAGTAATGCAAGCCGAGTCAGAAGAAGAGTGTGCTCGGCTTGTACGGCTCCTTCCTCCAACTGAAGCTGCTCTACTGGATTGGGCAATAAACTTAATGGCTGATGTTGTACAAGTGGAACATTTGAACAAGATGAATGCACGCAATGTTGCCATGGTGTTTGCTCCAAACATGACACAA ATGTCCGATCCTTTAACTGCATTGATGTATGCAGTCCAGGTGATGAATTTTCTGAAGACCCTTATTATTAGAACACTTAAAGGAAGAGAAGATTCTATGGTAGACTCTGCTCCTGTCTCTCGCTTAGAGCCGTCTGATAAGAATGGACAGCAAAGCTCTTCACAACTACTCAAAGATGCCAGTGAAGAGGTTAAAAACGAAAGCAAAGGAGAGAAAGCTTTTGTTGCTCAAGAACCTGCCTTAGAGAGCCCTACCCACTCTGCTGAAGAGAATTTGACAACTGAAACTGGCCCTCAAAGTTTCCTAACTTCAATCGAGAACATTTGTGCTGGAAACCGATCTCTAGCCAATAACTGTCCTTGTACTTTAGTATCTCAAATGAACTGTTTAGCAAATGGCAGCCTGCGAAGTACATGTGGAAAGAGCAGAAGTGATCAATCAGGTGCTTCAGGTTTAAGGATGGGAGCAAAGAAGGCAAACGAACAGGCAGTTGGTAATGGAACAGGAGCTGTTCAGAAGAACAAGGGAACGAGGATTGTGGGGCTGATAAATACGAGAACCGAGCTTTTTGAAGCTTGGAGGTAA
- the LOC107896350 gene encoding probable small nuclear ribonucleoprotein G: protein MSRSGQPPDLKKYMDKKLQIKLNANRMVVGTLRGFDQFMNLVVDNTVEVNGNEKTDIGMVVIRGNCVVTVEALEPVGRMQ, encoded by the exons ATGAGCAGATCAGGCCAGCCTCCAGATCTCAAAAA GTACATGGACAAGAAACTCCAGA TCAAGCTGAATGCAAATCGGATGGTTGTTGGTACGCTTCGCGGGTTTGATCAGTTTATGAATCTAGTGGTTGACAACACAGTAGAGGTGAATGGCAATGAGAAAACTGACATAGGCATGGTG GTGATCAGAGGAAATTGCGTTGTTACTGTTGAAGCCCTTGAACCTGTTGGCAGAATGCAGTGA